A stretch of DNA from Leptospira barantonii:
CCCAAATAAGATGCGATATAATGTTGAGAAACTCGTTCTACGATCTGGGGTCTTTCTCGGATCAAGTTGACATAACGTTGCTGAGGTGTGTCTTTTATGAACGATAAAGAATGTCTCATGTAATTGAACGTGCGCTCGAAGATCGCCTCTATGAATTTCTCCCGAATCGATGCGATCTCGGTCACCTCTGCGATGATTCTGTCCGCGTCTTTTTTTTGAATGTACCACAGAATACTCGGTTCTATCGTTTCAATCGTAACGGGACTTGGAATCGCTTTACGAAAACTTTCGATGGATGCGACAGTCTGGTTTTCGAATAAAAACTGAAACGTAAGATTTTTTCCGTTGTTGTTCAACCATACGCGAACACATCCCTTTTCAATGAAGAATAACTTTTTCGAAATGGCGCCTTCGTTTAAGAGCACCGTCTTTGCGGGAACCTCAAGACGTTTGAAACAACTTACATATTCGTTCCATTTATGGTCTTCAATCGGAAGTAGATTTCTAAATCGTTCGAACATTTTTAAAACCTTCTTGTATGGATCGAACTTCCCGCTTCGGACAAAAATATTCAAATTATCGGAAGCCAAGAGATCGACTCGTTTTCAGGATATACTATCTTTTATGGAAGGAGATTCGTATGAAAGAGA
This window harbors:
- a CDS encoding Crp/Fnr family transcriptional regulator; the protein is MFERFRNLLPIEDHKWNEYVSCFKRLEVPAKTVLLNEGAISKKLFFIEKGCVRVWLNNNGKNLTFQFLFENQTVASIESFRKAIPSPVTIETIEPSILWYIQKKDADRIIAEVTEIASIREKFIEAIFERTFNYMRHSLSFIKDTPQQRYVNLIRERPQIVERVSQHYIASYLGISKVHLSRIKSKLAKENDSA